The proteins below come from a single Paraburkholderia flagellata genomic window:
- a CDS encoding phospholipase D-like domain-containing protein, with protein sequence MSTKIRSYLSPTLVLLAFDWPEGATRADFLGFAVERAPGFTSPDGQSDEASNWLPNRITFKGPVPDGKPDAPSNTAPIQKFMWWDARIEEADRGKQFKYTVYPVVGTPDNLNLLNAEAGSCEVTLPAHIEDGVGTWFNRAVVSSQAFARQIKALGINPHTVPPPAEALQLRTWLANDMQLVFKEIFLDSSHAAAAVYHLTDSLWAIPAFKDFGTAHGKGSVAVVYDSHLVREKGKPSAPSPNQAAVDALSSVVTFCPRDKTHIMHDKLVVTDRGDRQGNPAFVLAGSANFTTEGITEQANVLHLFDSADLAKLYDDRTKAIASNPSIGQTAELTNGWSDAVTVGSAAVRVCFSPETKTRRTQIDSIVEAIGKAQHSVLFCLFMPTDEPLRDACFAAGDKGRMMFGLVNNISEKSAENAQEAQKAGEVVNTTALANLALYHRSKENRDVIDASYFSPATVPEGFEPELQLFPGEVAPGYAPVIIHHKFIVIDAEGDNPIVYTGSANMSNNSEHFNDENLLEIKDTRIAAIYLAEFMRLYEHYRARAVGIDEQQHRTVQRLMLQPDRKWADKYYKANSPEEKARIALASDPAS encoded by the coding sequence ATGTCGACGAAGATACGCAGTTATCTCTCCCCCACGTTGGTTTTGCTCGCATTCGACTGGCCAGAAGGTGCGACACGCGCCGACTTCCTGGGTTTCGCCGTCGAGCGAGCCCCGGGTTTCACGAGTCCAGACGGGCAATCCGATGAGGCAAGCAACTGGCTCCCCAATCGAATCACGTTCAAAGGGCCCGTGCCGGACGGAAAGCCTGATGCGCCTTCGAACACTGCGCCGATTCAAAAATTCATGTGGTGGGACGCGCGCATCGAGGAAGCCGACAGAGGCAAGCAGTTCAAATACACCGTCTATCCGGTAGTCGGTACGCCGGACAATCTGAATCTGCTGAACGCGGAGGCGGGTTCGTGTGAGGTCACGCTTCCGGCGCATATCGAAGACGGCGTGGGTACGTGGTTCAACCGTGCGGTGGTGAGTTCACAGGCTTTTGCACGACAAATCAAGGCCTTGGGAATCAATCCGCATACCGTGCCGCCGCCCGCAGAAGCGCTTCAACTTCGAACGTGGCTCGCCAATGATATGCAGCTTGTGTTCAAGGAAATATTCCTGGATTCGTCGCACGCAGCAGCAGCGGTCTATCACCTGACTGACTCGCTTTGGGCGATACCGGCATTCAAGGATTTTGGAACGGCCCACGGAAAAGGGAGCGTTGCCGTCGTCTACGATTCGCACCTGGTTCGCGAAAAAGGCAAACCTTCCGCGCCATCACCCAATCAAGCCGCGGTCGATGCACTGAGCAGCGTCGTGACTTTTTGCCCACGTGACAAGACTCATATCATGCACGACAAGCTCGTCGTGACGGACAGGGGCGATAGACAAGGCAACCCGGCATTCGTCCTTGCAGGTTCTGCGAATTTCACAACGGAAGGCATCACGGAACAGGCTAACGTGCTTCACCTGTTTGATTCGGCTGACCTCGCGAAACTGTACGACGACAGAACGAAAGCCATCGCCAGCAATCCGTCCATCGGCCAGACCGCCGAACTCACGAATGGCTGGTCGGATGCCGTGACTGTGGGAAGCGCTGCCGTGCGCGTTTGCTTCTCACCGGAGACGAAAACCAGACGTACCCAGATCGACTCCATCGTGGAAGCGATCGGCAAGGCGCAGCATTCCGTTCTGTTCTGCCTCTTCATGCCGACAGATGAACCGCTTCGCGACGCCTGTTTTGCTGCTGGCGACAAGGGGCGAATGATGTTCGGCCTCGTTAACAATATCAGTGAGAAGTCCGCTGAGAATGCGCAAGAGGCGCAAAAGGCGGGAGAGGTGGTGAATACGACGGCTCTGGCAAACCTCGCGCTCTATCATCGAAGCAAGGAAAACCGCGACGTGATCGACGCATCGTACTTCTCCCCGGCGACCGTGCCCGAAGGATTCGAGCCCGAACTCCAGCTTTTTCCTGGCGAAGTCGCGCCGGGTTACGCACCGGTCATCATCCACCATAAGTTCATTGTCATCGACGCAGAGGGAGACAATCCGATTGTCTACACGGGCTCGGCAAATATGAGCAACAACTCTGAGCATTTCAACGACGAGAACCTGCTCGAAATAAAGGACACGCGCATTGCCGCCATTTACCTCGCCGAGTTCATGCGGCTATACGAGCACTATCGGGCTCGCGCCGTTGGCATTGATGAGCAGCAGCATAGAACCGTTCAACGTCTGATGCTGCAACCTGACCGCAAGTGGGCGGACAAATATTACAAGGCGAATAGTCCGGAGGAGAAGGCGCGGATTGCATTGGCATCGGACCCGGCCAGCTGA
- the scpB gene encoding methylmalonyl-CoA decarboxylase — protein MSASAPEECVKVTTEIIEDRIAKVVFRNASRHHALNAELLGALQDQLTVLASNGVPVVILTSGVGEKVWSAGHDLGELEADHDPIAWGKPLERVLRKVRAYPGVVIAMVSGSVWGGAVDLVMSCDLVVADTTVRFAMTPANIGLPYSTSGLLRFINSLPIHILKEMFFCARPLEAHEAERHGVLNRLVQPADVEAVALEMAKGIATKAPLAISVVKEQLRILEDVVPVPVEAMERIAELRRIACAGDDMREGLEAFAQQRSPEFRGR, from the coding sequence ATGAGTGCGAGTGCACCGGAAGAATGTGTGAAGGTCACTACTGAAATCATTGAAGATCGCATTGCAAAGGTGGTTTTTCGCAACGCTTCCAGGCACCATGCCTTGAATGCGGAATTACTGGGCGCGTTGCAGGATCAACTGACGGTCCTTGCATCGAATGGCGTGCCAGTTGTGATATTGACGAGTGGGGTGGGCGAGAAGGTCTGGAGCGCGGGCCACGACCTCGGTGAACTCGAGGCGGACCACGACCCGATCGCCTGGGGTAAGCCACTGGAGCGCGTTCTACGGAAGGTGCGAGCCTATCCCGGCGTCGTGATCGCAATGGTGTCGGGCTCCGTATGGGGTGGGGCGGTCGACCTGGTGATGAGCTGCGACCTCGTCGTGGCCGACACGACGGTCCGATTTGCCATGACGCCAGCGAATATCGGTCTTCCCTACAGCACGAGCGGTCTGCTCCGATTCATCAACAGCCTGCCGATCCATATCCTGAAGGAGATGTTTTTTTGCGCACGACCGCTTGAGGCCCATGAAGCCGAGCGCCACGGCGTGCTCAATCGCCTGGTTCAGCCAGCCGACGTCGAGGCCGTTGCGCTGGAGATGGCCAAGGGTATTGCGACCAAAGCGCCGTTGGCAATTTCTGTGGTCAAAGAGCAATTGCGCATTCTCGAAGACGTCGTGCCGGTGCCAGTCGAAGCGATGGAAAGAATCGCGGAGCTTCGCAGGATAGCGTGCGCTGGCGACGATATGAGGGAAGGGCTGGAAGCATTCGCGCAGCAACGCTCACCCGAGTTTCGCGGTCGATGA